One window from the genome of Kluyveromyces marxianus DMKU3-1042 DNA, complete genome, chromosome 3 encodes:
- the NTR2 gene encoding Ntr2p encodes MVKFSLPDPDSEDEIDLINTTAKKPTFKALSDEEDENDNSGKKFKFKLKRNQKTNLIQEDTFEDDYSDLFVQKNENQKRNAQSAVQSMGNTVKVLNLEDLEGSEEDPDDGQENDTKMSIQKKTVTFDPNPDSKVTEKSYVKLLSKQDKEDLKELGITAQADINTEVDDVLMMEDSLQDERLALGDKDNRLMQQRKRQEIEQLIALHDDRTLNETDLLSDELQQLQKMSGKTTVLLPKLQPEQTTQELSTELTALAHQDTKEVLINKRIEALENKLQNLSVTKEKLLEEFFNTCKPKDQQNLATLNS; translated from the coding sequence ATGGTAAAATTTAGTTTACCTGATCCAGATAGCGAAGATGAGATTGATTTGATAAATACTACGGCTAAAAAACCTACTTTTAAAGCACTATCcgatgaggaagatgagAATGATAATAGCGGtaagaagttcaagttcaagttgAAAAGGAATCAGAAGACCAACCTGATACAGGAAGATACTTTCGAGGATGATTACTCTGACTTGTTTGTACAGAAGAATGAGAACCAGAAGAGAAACGCGCAATCGGCTGTCCAGTCTATGGGAAATACGGTGAAGGTGTTGAATTTAGAAGATTTAGAAGGatctgaagaagatccagaTGATGGGCAAGAAAATGACACCAAAATGTCgatacagaagaaaactGTGACGTTTGATCCAAATCCAGACTCTAAAGTCACCGAAAAATCATACGTGAAGTTACTTAGCAAGCAAGATAAAGAAGACTTGAAGGAGCTTGGAATAACCGCCCAGGCGGATATAAATACAGAAGTTGACGATGTGCTCATGATGGAGGACTCCTTACAGGATGAAAGATTGGCGCTCGGCGACAAGGATAACCGTCTTATGCAGCAGCGAAAACGCCAAGAGATCGAACAGTTGATAGCCTTACATGATGATAGAACTCTGAATGAAACAGATTTACTCTCAGACGAACTACAGCAATTACAAAAGATGAGCGGAAAGACAACAGTTCTCTTGCCAAAATTACAACCGGAACAAACTACCCAAGAATTGTCAACTGAATTGACTGCTCTTGCTCACCAAGACACGAAGGAAGTGCTAATTAATAAAAGAATCGAAGCACTAGAGAATAAACTACAGAATTTGAGTGTTACCAAGGAGAAATTACTTGAAGAGTTTTTCAATACCTGTAAACCGAAAGACCAACAAAATTTGGCAACGTTAAACTCCTAA
- the DPB11 gene encoding protein kinase activating protein DPB11, translating to MSGKGFRGLVFCPTSVPASVSDSICQKVTKLGGTFTKDLTRLVNVLVVGELFTAKYNFAIKNRTDIVFVRAECIDELYEMWLSGQDLLQLAKFDMLKYMAEQYTVPPFDRFNIFIGRVGTCGGYTLEKLVELCKLGKVKRLDTDHFIRNSSSSKSAAGLMTIFVTDDLSGHRVQAAMEEDVPVVHPKWIVDCMDRMGTLDFNGYYLLKNCQSLDYEEIGAGSYIKVHKKQQKQDLPQQDQQNPLPGDSVAPLKIAIDKFKPQATQIWGKLLAREDRSASRQGSVNPPAAAAAATVAAESVNQDSESIPVREKMLASTPGGSNIFADCHFVLYRFEPRQVTILSSVIHGNKGTCSLFSTDSSPTKPGVFYICSSQYAATLLPDLPPGAQWLTEFFIERCLYYEQLLAPDLWSQPFYNKFEFTPPQSLLHGSNLSFHITGFHGVELLHINKIIEVLKSIGFEHHEKLTKKTDFLLVNISQLTSIPKEHTLRQNKYASMFRTDLDMKISLNQAQMFKNSMKRKFEFVKTRHQIPILTPSFIIEMFHRSMKQNKPSVNIYFNDVNWCISCPKGSKTDFMLQIIPKPVQQQQKQQQEKLESVSEMGTPAITRPSSAASSSAASEHINVPHRESRWGKLLSNTLEKENEEPSFIQEDQESDPNNHDHITHTQITYGTAPKNVKRRKISTRSQVNDVISRV from the coding sequence ATGTCTGGAAAAGGGTTTAGAGGACTCGTTTTTTGTCCCACTTCAGTTCCAGCATCGGTTTCGGACAGTATATGCCAAAAGGTAACGAAGCTTGGAGGGACGTTCACCAAGGATTTGACACGGCTGGTGAATGTTTTGGTGGTTGGAGAATTGTTTACGGCAAAGTACAACTTTGCCATTAAGAATAGAACGGATATTGTGTTTGTTAGGGCTGAATGTATCGATGAGCTGTACGAAATGTGGTTAAGTGGACAGGATCTTTTACAGCTGGCGAAGTTCGACATGCTAAAGTATATGGCAGAACAATATACGGTGCCGCCATTTGACAGGttcaatatatttatagGGCGTGTGGGGACGTGTGGCGGGTATACGCTTGAAAAGCTTGTGGAGTTGTGCAAATTGGGGAAAGTAAAGAGGCTTGATACGGACCATTTTATCAGGAACTCGTCTTCGTCGAAATCTGCGGCTGGACTGATGACGATATTTGTGACGGACGATCTATCGGGCCATCGTGTGCAGGCGGCAATGGAGGAGGATGTTCCTGTTGTTCACCCGAAATGGATAGTGGATTGCATGGATAGAATGGGGACTCTGGACTTCAATGGATACtatcttttgaagaactgCCAGTCGCTGGATTACGAGGAAATTGGAGCCGGTAGTTACATCAAGGTGCATaagaagcagcagaaaCAGGATCTGCCGCAGCAGGATCAACAGAACCCGCTTCCCGGGGATTCGGTAGCCCCGCTGAAAATCGCAATTGACAAGTTCAAACCGCAGGCCACGCAAATATGGGGCAAGCTTCTAGCCAGAGAAGACCGATCGGCGTCCAGACAGGGGTCTGTGAACCCACCTGCGGCGGCGGCGGCAGCGACAGTGGCAGCAGAATCAGTAAACCAGGACTCGGAAAGTATACCCGTGCGTGAGAAAATGCTTGCGTCTACCCCTGGCGGCAGCAATATTTTCGCCGATTGCCATTTTGTGCTATACCGTTTTGAGCCAAGACAAGTAACCATCTTATCCAGTGTGATCCACGGAAACAAAGGCACTTGCTCCTTATTCAGTACCGATTCCTCACCGACAAAACCAGGCGTTTTCTACATATGTTCGAGCCAGTACGCAGCTACTCTCCTTCCAGACTTGCCCCCAGGGGCCCAATGGTTGACAGAGTTCTTTATAGAGCGCTGCTTGTATTATGAGCAGCTTTTGGCTCCAGACCTCTGGTCCCAGCCTTTTTACAACAAATTCGAATTCACACCTCCGCAATCATTATTGCATGGCTCAAATCTCTCCTTCCATATAACTGGATTCCATGGTGTAGAACTTCTTCACATAAACAAAATTATAGAGGTATTGAAAAGTATAGGGTTCGAGCACCATGAGAAATTGACTAAGAAGACGGACTTCCTACTAGTCAACATCTCTCAGCTCACTTCTATTCCAAAAGAGCATACCCTCAGACAGAATAAATACGCTTCCATGTTCCGAACCGATCTTGACATGAAGATATCATTGAACCAAGCGCAAATGTTCAAGAATTCGATGAAACGGAAATTCGAATTTGTCAAGACAAGACACCAAATACCAATACTTACGCCCAGCTTTATTATTGAAATGTTCCACCGATCTATGAAGCAGAATAAACCTTCAGTCAACATCTATTTCAACGATGTTAACTGGTGCATTTCCTGTCCAAAAGGTTCCAAAACTGATTTCATGCTGCAAATTATTCCAAAACCAGtacaacagcaacagaaacagcagcagGAGAAATTAGAATCTGTGTCAGAAATGGGGACTCCTGCTATTACGAGACCATCTTCAGCagcctcttcttcagcagcgTCTGAGCATATAAACGTTCCACACAGAGAAAGTCGTTGGGGAAAACTACTGTCAAATACCttggaaaaggaaaatgagGAGCCTAGTTttattcaagaagatcaagagTCAGACCCAAACAACCATGATCATATCACACATACCCAAATAACGTACGGAACGGCTCCTAAAAATgtgaagagaagaaaaatctcAACAAGAAGTCAAGTTAACGATGTCATTTCACGAGTTTAA
- the GWT1 gene encoding glucosaminyl-phosphotidylinositol O-acyltransferase — protein MSSIQDAADLKRRKEEFVTGHSGSSIADLRDVTLAGILCNAAWIFIVSRNPWLKHSFWLDFSLNWLSLLFSVTIFGEQPLLTCMIALSALGVLTNAPKGMPKQKEEKRNDGQSATLTVYRSTMLILTSFAILAVDFPIFPRKYAKVETWGISLMDLGVGSFVFSNGIISYRRFKKSSQLSRLARIRESLRSTLILLVLGLIRLFSVKATNYQEHVTEYGVHWNFFFTLSLLPLVSIAFDFFSMKLRFALGLIGALVYEYYLMSSPTFLDYLLNADRTDFISANREGIFSFVGYCIIYLCGQQVGSIIFSNSDTMQTLWRLLRYTILSFLISYFLINNHPLQISRRFASLGYSSVVTTFNLLILTCYHIIVECFAGGAFVSDTYVAVNKNGMAMFLVSNVSTGMINFTFNTIDSSPSKSMTILIVYALFLAIFALKVPFKLKL, from the coding sequence ATGAGTTCGATACAAGATGCTGCAGATTTGAAACGTcgaaaagaagagtttgTTACCGGTCATTCAGGAAGTTCAATTGCCGATTTAAGAGATGTCACATTAGCAGGCATTTTATGTAACGCTGCTTGGATATTCATCGTTTCAAGAAACCCTTGGCTAAAGCACTCATTCTGGCTTGATTTCTCTCTAAATTGGTTGAGTCTACTTTTCAGCGTTACCATTTTTGGAGAGCAGCCGTTGCTTACTTGTATGATCGCTCTAAGTGCTTTAGGTGTTCTTACAAATGCACCAAAAGGTATGccaaaacaaaaggaagaaaagcGTAATGATGGGCAATCAGCAACTTTAACAGTATACAGAAGCACCATGTTAATCttaacttcttttgcaATTCTTGCCGTTGATTTCCCTATTTTCCCCAGAAAGTATGCTAAAGTGGAAACATGGGGAATCTCGTTGATGGATTTAGGTGTTGGTTCATTCGTTTTCAGTAACGGAATAATAAGCTATAGAAGGTTCAAAAAGAGCTCACAACTCTCTAGGCTAGCAAGAATTAGAGAATCTCTCAGGTCTACTTTAATACTATTAGTATTAGGATTGATTCGTCTTTTCTCCGTTAAAGCTACTAATTATCAGGAACATGTTACGGAATACGGTGTTCATTGgaactttttcttcacgTTGTCACTACTTCCTCTCGTATCAATTGCATTCGACTTCTTCAGTATGAAATTAAGGTTTGCGTTAGGCTTAATTGGTGCCCTTGTATACGAATATTATCTGATGTCTTCTCCAACTTTTCTGGACTATTTACTCAATGCAGATAGAACAGATTTCATTTCTGCAAATCGAGAGGGTATTTTCTCATTTGTCGGCTATTGTATTATCTACTTGTGTGGCCAACAAGTAGGTAGTATTATCTTCTCGAATTCTGATACAATGCAAACATTATGGAGATTATTGAGATATACAATACTCAGTTTCCTCATTTCCTACTTTTTAATTAACAATCATCCGCTACAAATCTCAAGAAGGTTCGCATCATTGGGATACTCATCAGTTGTCACTACTTTCAATTTATTGATCCTAACATGCTATCATATAATCGTAGAATGTTTTGCAGGGGGCGCGTTTGTTTCTGATACATATGTTGCAGTTAACAAAAATGGTATGGCGATGTTTTTGGTCTCAAACGTTAGTACTGGTATGATAAATTTCACTTTTAATACGATTGACTCTTCACcttcaaaatcaatgaCTATATTGATTGTCTACGCACTATTCCTTGCAATATTTGCATTAAAGGTTCCTtttaaattaaaattataa
- the SIP4 gene encoding Sip4p, whose product MPSVTDDPQGMKREQLVGPAGAGPDSDSAASSSSNYNNNSSSTNTNHGNGHGNGNGTKKRKYGKVDRHNEKELLPTPLVKKKRFSQACDRCRLKKVKCDGLKPSCTNCRKIGYHCSTSDKLTRRGFPRGYTEMLESEIIKLQRMCGLIDENGETVAEGSEEQLRRLQNNMAMASDGTCNPSAAGNVNVNINVSQQNPNATDDIAKDQQPPASASTGSFLPFINDTFHKFPNYIHDQVYLGNFTWNCIINANKPYLKSWQYNRSLVHDPVLSFLSLHFPLSSSGVPTNIPLSTEDLMRLIDKYLHSNQIFPYLLGDSWHQRIMSVLTGSSTACDPAVSIVLILIVQFELNCFPKETVFQAIKLFGALSQDRLCAIQLINFGIRYFMSQENSYAVIWTNDLISFNQYMITNSALFLNYNNLVGHEHSTSKTIRLLTFYQFQIFQIWWSFINGLPKTNFLTDEFHPPLIQDFPPNLKMFQLVYDFIIQLDGCHLQLLVNKTNNKYQYLIESFGYKLIYQWKVYHHLQDHDFKQIQLENNDLLEIGITLVYLVCRYLQQPKSIELSYEIISLYWLILSDNSNVKPINSRILKTVQFMPLNNKQLIENCLVNLLNEPKQSFNWFKYKKLLKRWVTIWMDDNDIFSKLISHYQLPIGMTDISPTVSNFKPLEIVMDPVADPSSLFKIYNDVDNFIDDEGYEEDNESDYQELVILPKRRTIGHHHPSAKASSIHKNTTRTDFSLFNNKIDHIIIKE is encoded by the coding sequence ATGCCCAGCGTAACGGACGATCCTCAGGGCATGAAGCGGGAGCAGCTGGTAGGACCCGCTGGAGCGGGTCCTGACTCCGATTCAGCAGCCTCCAGCAGCAGTAAttacaataataatagcagTTCTACTAATACTAACCATGGAAATGGCCATGGTAATGGTAATGGGACGAAAAAGCGCAAGTATGGGAAAGTAGACAGACATAACGAAAAAGAGTTATTGCCCACACCGctggtgaagaagaagcggtTTTCACAGGCGTGCGACAGGTGCAGGCTTAAGAAGGTGAAATGTGACGGGCTTAAGCCTAGTTGCACGAATTGTCGCAAGATCGGGTACCATTGCTCTACAAGCGATAAGCTTACCAGACGCGGGTTCCCGCGTGGGTACACGGAGATGCTCGAGAGCGAGATCATCAAGTTGCAGCGGATGTGTGGCTTGATCGATGAGAATGGCGAGACCGTGGCGGAGGGGTCAGAGGAACAGCTCAGACGGCTCCAGAACAACATGGCGATGGCAAGCGATGGGACTTGTAATCCAAGTGCTGCTGGGAATGTCAATGTCAACATCAACGTTTCACAGCAGAATCCTAATGCTACAGACGATATCGCAAAAGATCAGCAACCCCCAGCAAGCGCAAGTACCGGCTCATTCCTCCCGTTCATCAACGACACTTTCCACAAATTCCCAAACTACATTCATGACCAGGTCTACCTTGGAAATTTCACCTGGAACTGCATCATCAATGCCAACAAGCCGTACCTAAAATCGTGGCAGTATAACAGGTCGCTTGTGCATGATCCTGTATTGTCGTTCCTCAGCCTGCACTTCCCGCTATCTTCCAGCGGCGTGCCCACGAATATTCCACTCTCTACTGAGGACCTCATGCGGCTCATCGACAAATACCTACACTCCAACCAGATTTTCCCCTACCTTTTGGGCGATTCGTGGCATCAGCGGATAATGTCAGTGCTTACGGGCTCTTCAACAGCATGTGATCCAGCAGTTTCGATAGTGCTCATCCTTATTGTCCAATTTGAGCTAAACTGTTTCCCAAAGGAAACCGTTTTCCAAGCCATCAAATTGTTCGGAGCCTTATCACAGGATAGATTGTGTGCCATCCAATTGATCAATTTTGGTATTCGCTATTTCATGTCCCAAGAAAACTCTTACGCAGTGATATGGACAAACGATTTGATTAGTTTCAACCAGTACATGATCACGAACTCGGCTCTCTTCTTAAATTACAACAACTTGGTGGGACACGAGCACTCcacttcaaaaacaattcGACTCCTCACTTTCTACCAGTTCCAGATCTTCCAAATCTGGTGGAGTTTCATCAACGGCTTGCCAAAGACAAACTTCTTGACTGATGAGTTCCACCCACCGTTAATCCAGGACTTCCCTCCCAATTTGAAGATGTTCCAGCTTGTTTACGACTTCATTATCCAGCTAGACGGATGCCATTTGCAACTTTTGGTAAATAAGACCAATAATAAGTACCAGTACCTCATCGAATCATTTGGCTATAAGTTGATATATCAATGGAAAGTCTACCACCATTTGCAAGATCACGATTTCAAACAGATACAGCTAGAAAATAATGATCTCTTGGAGATAGGTATCACCTTGGTCTATCTTGTATGTCGGTATTTGCAACAGCCAAAATCCATAGAGCTCTCATATGAAATTATTTCTCTATATTGGCTGATATTGTCCGACAACTCCAACGTCAAACCCATaaattcaagaattttGAAGACAGTACAGTTTATGCCTTTGAACAATAAACAATTGATTGAGAATTGTTTGGTCAATTTACTCAACGAACCCAAACAATCGTTCAACTGGTTTAAATACAAGAAACTCTTGAAAAGATGGGTTACCATCTGGATGGATGACAACGATATCTTTTCCAAACTAATTTCTCATTACCAGCTTCCTATTGGAATGACAGACATTTCACCAACAGTATCTAACTTTAAACCTTTGGAAATAGTTATGGACCCTGTTGCTGATCCATCAAGCCTTTTCAAGATATACAATGACGTAGACAATTTCATCGATGACGAGGGCTACGAGGAAGATAATGAAAGCGACTATCAAGAGCTCGTGATACTGCCCAAGAGACGTACAATTGgccatcatcatccatcaGCGAAAGCTTCAAGCATTCATAAAAATACCACCAGAACTGATTTCTCgcttttcaacaacaagatCGAccatatcatcatcaaagaatga